A genomic stretch from Frigoribacterium sp. PvP032 includes:
- a CDS encoding glycine--tRNA ligase, translating to MAAPNRLDSVIALAKRRGFVFQSGEIYGGSRSAWDYGPLGVALKENIKRQWWQTMVQGRDDVVGLDSAVILPRQVWEASGHVEVFSDPLVESLHTHKRYRADHLLEAYEAKHGHPPENGLADVRDPETGQPGSWTEPQNFSGLLKTFLGPVDNDQGMAYLRPETAQGIFTNFDNVLQSSRIKPPFGIGQIGKSFRNEITPGNFIFRTREFEQMEMEFFVEPGSDEEWHQYWIDARFQWYVDLGIDPENLRLYEHAAEKLSHYSKRTVDIEYRFRFAGGEFGELEGVANRTDYDLKTHAAASGKDLSYFDQAKNERWTPYVIEPAAGLTRSLMAFLVDAYTEDEAPNAKGGVDKRTVLKLDRRLAPIKVAVLPLSRNEQLSPMARGLAADLRKYWNIDFDDAGAIGRRYRRQDEIGTPFCVTVDFDSLEDDAVTVRERDTMEQQRMPLTALRGYLAEQLLGA from the coding sequence GTGGCAGCACCCAACCGTCTCGATTCCGTCATCGCCCTGGCCAAGCGCCGCGGGTTCGTCTTCCAGTCGGGCGAGATCTACGGGGGCTCGCGGTCGGCCTGGGACTACGGCCCGCTCGGCGTCGCGCTCAAGGAGAACATCAAGCGCCAGTGGTGGCAGACCATGGTGCAGGGCCGCGACGACGTCGTCGGGCTCGACTCCGCGGTCATCCTGCCCCGCCAGGTGTGGGAGGCGTCCGGGCACGTCGAGGTCTTCAGCGATCCCCTCGTCGAGTCGCTGCACACCCACAAGCGCTACCGCGCCGACCACCTCCTCGAGGCCTACGAGGCCAAGCACGGCCACCCGCCCGAGAACGGCCTCGCCGACGTGCGCGACCCCGAGACCGGCCAGCCCGGCTCGTGGACCGAGCCGCAGAACTTCTCCGGCCTGCTCAAGACGTTCCTCGGGCCGGTGGACAACGATCAGGGCATGGCGTACCTGCGACCCGAGACGGCCCAGGGCATCTTCACGAACTTCGACAACGTCCTGCAGTCGTCGCGCATCAAGCCGCCGTTCGGCATCGGCCAGATCGGCAAGAGCTTCCGCAACGAGATCACGCCCGGCAACTTCATCTTCCGCACGCGCGAGTTCGAGCAGATGGAGATGGAGTTCTTCGTCGAGCCCGGCAGCGACGAGGAGTGGCACCAGTACTGGATCGACGCCCGGTTCCAGTGGTACGTCGACCTCGGCATCGACCCCGAGAACCTGCGTCTCTACGAGCACGCGGCCGAGAAGCTCTCGCACTACTCGAAGCGCACCGTCGACATCGAGTACCGGTTCCGCTTCGCGGGCGGCGAGTTCGGCGAGCTCGAGGGCGTCGCGAACCGCACCGACTACGACCTCAAGACGCACGCCGCCGCCTCCGGCAAAGACCTGTCGTACTTCGACCAGGCGAAGAACGAGCGCTGGACGCCGTACGTGATCGAGCCCGCGGCCGGGCTCACCCGGTCGCTGATGGCTTTCCTCGTCGACGCGTACACCGAGGACGAGGCGCCCAACGCGAAGGGCGGCGTCGACAAGCGCACCGTGCTCAAGCTCGACCGTCGCCTGGCGCCGATCAAGGTCGCCGTGCTGCCCCTCAGCCGCAACGAGCAGCTGTCGCCGATGGCCCGCGGCCTCGCCGCCGACCTGCGCAAGTACTGGAACATCGACTTCGACGACGCCGGCGCCATCGGCCGCCGGTACCGCCGCCAGGACGAGATCGGCACGCCGTTCTGCGTCACGGTCGACTTCGACTCGCTCGAGGACGACGCGGTGACGGTCCGCGAGCGCGACACGATGGAGCAGCAGCGGATGCCCCTGACTGCGCTGCGCGGGTACCTCGCGGAGCAGCTGCTCGGCGCGTAG
- a CDS encoding response regulator transcription factor, whose product MTTTIRVALVDDQALFRAGIKMLVGSQPDLEFVGEASDGEEGVVMVAEARPDVVLMDIRMPVMDGIAATSAILADAEAAARRPPRIIVLTTFDLDEAATRAIRGGASGFVLKDADPEFLLAAIRTVHAGTAVIAASATRELFEHFDGRSSRAAAIPPAFSTLTSRERDIFDLAARGLSNSEIAGREFLSEATVKTHISRVLSKLSLRDRVQLVVYAYEHGITE is encoded by the coding sequence ATGACCACCACCATCCGCGTCGCCCTGGTCGACGACCAGGCGCTCTTCCGGGCCGGCATCAAGATGCTCGTCGGCTCCCAGCCCGACCTCGAGTTCGTCGGCGAGGCCAGCGACGGCGAGGAGGGGGTGGTGATGGTGGCCGAGGCTCGTCCCGACGTCGTCCTGATGGACATCCGCATGCCCGTGATGGACGGGATCGCCGCGACCAGTGCGATCCTGGCCGACGCAGAGGCGGCCGCTCGTCGGCCGCCTCGCATCATCGTGCTCACGACGTTCGACCTCGACGAGGCAGCGACGCGGGCCATCAGGGGCGGCGCGAGCGGGTTCGTGCTCAAGGACGCGGATCCCGAGTTCCTCCTCGCGGCGATCCGCACCGTGCACGCGGGCACGGCCGTCATCGCGGCCTCGGCGACTCGGGAGCTCTTCGAGCACTTCGACGGTCGATCGTCACGGGCCGCCGCGATCCCGCCCGCGTTCAGCACCCTCACCAGCCGCGAGCGGGACATCTTCGACCTCGCGGCCCGTGGGCTGAGCAACTCGGAGATCGCCGGTCGCGAGTTCCTCAGCGAGGCCACGGTCAAGACGCACATCAGCCGGGTGCTGTCGAAGCTGTCCCTGCGCGACCGCGTGCAGCTCGTCGTCTACGCCTACGAGCACGGCATCACCGAGTAG
- the leuA gene encoding 2-isopropylmalate synthase, whose protein sequence is MKNAQIPSGMPIHKYRPFHEQITVDLPDRTWPSRRITEAPRWCAVDLRDGNQALIDPMSPERKRIMFDLLVGMGYKEIEVGFPSASQTDFDFVRSLIETGAIPDDVTIQVLTQAREHLIARTYEAIAGAKQAIVHLYNSTSVLQRDVVFRTDRQGIVDIALEGVRLCRAAEATIPETAVFYEYSPESYTGTELDFARDICNQVIEAFDATPERPVIINLPATVEMATPNVYADSIEWMHRNLARRDSVILSLHPHNDRGTGIAAAELGYLAGADRIEGCLFGNGERTGNVDLVALGINLFTQGIDPQIDFSDLDKVKRTAEHCNQLPVPERSPWAGDLVYTAFSGSHQDAIKKGFEAMAAEAESKGTSVDNLVWAVPYLPVDPKDLGRSYEAVIRVNSQSGKGGVAYLLKADHAIDLPRKLQIEFSGVVQTRTDAEGGEMSSAHIWSIFQDEYLPAPIDDDKWGRFELTRTGTSSDMGGVTALDVDLRVGDSVESTSGRGKGPIDAFIQVLADQGVQVELYDYVEHTLSAGGDAQAAAYVELDVDGTRLWGVGIDADISTASLKAIVSAVNRAVRRTSSLRELATA, encoded by the coding sequence ATGAAGAACGCACAGATCCCGTCCGGGATGCCGATCCACAAGTACCGCCCGTTCCACGAGCAGATCACCGTCGACCTGCCTGACCGGACGTGGCCCTCCCGTCGCATCACCGAGGCTCCGCGCTGGTGCGCCGTCGATCTCCGGGACGGCAACCAGGCGCTGATCGACCCGATGAGCCCTGAGCGCAAGCGCATCATGTTCGACCTGCTGGTCGGCATGGGCTACAAGGAGATCGAGGTCGGTTTCCCGAGCGCCTCCCAGACCGACTTCGACTTCGTCCGCAGCCTGATCGAGACGGGCGCGATCCCCGACGACGTGACGATCCAGGTGCTGACCCAGGCGCGCGAGCACCTCATCGCTCGCACCTACGAGGCCATCGCCGGGGCGAAGCAGGCGATCGTGCACCTCTACAACTCGACCAGCGTGCTCCAGCGCGACGTCGTGTTCCGGACCGACCGGCAGGGCATCGTCGACATCGCGCTCGAGGGCGTCCGGCTCTGCCGCGCGGCGGAGGCGACCATCCCCGAGACCGCCGTCTTCTACGAGTACTCGCCCGAGAGCTACACCGGCACCGAGCTCGACTTCGCCCGCGACATCTGCAACCAGGTCATCGAGGCCTTCGACGCCACCCCCGAGCGGCCCGTGATCATCAACCTGCCGGCGACCGTCGAGATGGCCACCCCGAACGTCTACGCCGACTCGATCGAGTGGATGCACCGCAACCTCGCTCGTCGGGACAGCGTCATCCTGTCGCTCCACCCGCACAACGACCGCGGCACGGGCATCGCGGCCGCCGAGCTCGGCTACCTCGCCGGGGCCGACCGCATCGAGGGCTGCCTGTTCGGCAACGGCGAGCGCACCGGCAACGTCGACCTCGTCGCCCTCGGGATCAACCTGTTCACGCAGGGCATCGACCCCCAGATCGACTTCAGCGACCTCGACAAGGTCAAGCGCACCGCCGAGCACTGCAACCAGCTGCCCGTGCCGGAGCGCAGTCCCTGGGCGGGCGACCTCGTCTACACGGCCTTCAGCGGCTCCCACCAGGACGCCATCAAGAAGGGCTTCGAGGCGATGGCGGCCGAGGCCGAGTCGAAGGGGACGAGCGTCGACAACCTGGTCTGGGCGGTGCCGTACCTGCCGGTCGACCCCAAGGACCTGGGGCGAAGCTACGAGGCCGTCATCCGGGTGAACTCGCAGTCGGGCAAGGGCGGCGTGGCCTACCTGCTCAAGGCCGACCACGCCATCGACCTGCCGCGCAAGCTGCAGATCGAGTTCAGCGGGGTCGTCCAGACGCGCACCGATGCCGAGGGCGGCGAGATGTCGAGCGCGCACATCTGGTCGATCTTCCAGGACGAGTACCTGCCCGCGCCGATCGACGACGACAAGTGGGGCAGGTTCGAGCTGACCCGCACGGGCACGTCGAGCGACATGGGCGGCGTCACCGCGCTCGACGTCGACCTGCGTGTCGGCGACTCGGTCGAGTCGACCTCCGGCCGGGGCAAGGGGCCCATCGACGCGTTCATCCAGGTCCTCGCCGACCAGGGGGTGCAGGTCGAGCTCTACGACTACGTCGAGCACACCCTCAGCGCGGGCGGCGACGCACAGGCCGCCGCGTACGTCGAGCTCGACGTCGACGGGACCCGCCTCTGGGGCGTGGGCATCGACGCCGACATCTCGACGGCGTCGCTCAAGGCCATCGTCTCCGCGGTGAACCGCGCCGTCCGCCGCACCTCGTCCCTGCGCGAGCTCGCCACCGCCTAG
- a CDS encoding trimeric intracellular cation channel family protein, which produces MHATAFAIPLWADLLAVGVGSLQGAMFASEFKDRRLDLLGVAIIGIATGLGGGILRDVLLGQVPRAMSSNWYLVVAVGAALVGMALQRLFHRLAGLITALDALTIGLFGAIGSTKALALGLPEIPAVFVGVISAVGGSVLRDLLMNLTIAMMHVGSLYAVAAAAGTVVLVVLVSVGAPVALSAIIGTSVTLVIRLLAVRFGWTLPEQRALSRLPRWRRPR; this is translated from the coding sequence ATGCACGCCACGGCCTTCGCGATCCCCCTCTGGGCCGACCTCCTCGCCGTCGGGGTCGGGAGCTTGCAGGGCGCTATGTTCGCCTCCGAGTTCAAGGACCGGCGTCTCGACCTGCTCGGAGTGGCCATCATCGGCATCGCCACCGGGCTCGGCGGCGGGATCTTGCGTGACGTCCTGCTCGGACAGGTGCCGCGGGCGATGTCGAGCAACTGGTACCTCGTCGTCGCGGTGGGCGCCGCGCTCGTGGGGATGGCCCTGCAGCGCCTGTTCCACCGACTGGCGGGCCTGATCACCGCCCTGGACGCGCTCACGATCGGCCTCTTCGGCGCGATCGGCTCGACGAAGGCACTGGCGCTCGGGCTGCCCGAGATCCCCGCCGTGTTCGTGGGGGTGATCTCCGCGGTCGGGGGCTCGGTGCTGCGCGACCTGCTGATGAACTTGACGATCGCGATGATGCACGTCGGGTCGCTGTACGCGGTGGCCGCCGCCGCGGGGACCGTCGTGCTCGTCGTGCTCGTGTCGGTCGGCGCACCGGTTGCGCTGTCGGCCATCATCGGGACGTCGGTGACCCTGGTGATCCGACTGCTCGCCGTGCGCTTCGGCTGGACGCTGCCTGAGCAGCGCGCCCTCAGCCGGTTGCCGCGCTGGCGCCGGCCGCGCTGA
- the era gene encoding GTPase Era: protein MTTTGDDSVLPPMPPVGTDHRAGFVSFVGRPNVGKSTLTNALVGEKVAITSSKPQTTRRAIRGIVHHPAGQLVLVDTPGMHRPRTLLGERLNDVVQTTLGDVDVIGLCIPADEKIGPGDKFINEQLDAFPRAKKVAIVTKTDTTSRPAVAEQLLAVSRLRDWEAIIPLSALGDVQLDVLADELIKLMPLSPALYPSDAVTEEGLEDRVSEYIREAALEGVQDELPHSLAVTIDDMVQRDDKDILEIYANLFVERDSQKAIVIGKGGARLREVGARARAQIEPLVGHQVFLSIRVKVAKDWQRDPKLLGRLGF from the coding sequence ATGACGACCACCGGCGACGACTCCGTCCTGCCTCCCATGCCTCCTGTCGGCACCGACCACCGCGCGGGCTTCGTCTCGTTCGTCGGACGGCCGAACGTCGGCAAGTCGACCCTGACGAACGCCCTCGTGGGCGAGAAGGTGGCCATCACCTCCTCGAAGCCCCAGACGACCCGGCGGGCCATCCGCGGGATCGTGCACCACCCCGCCGGTCAGCTCGTGCTCGTCGACACGCCGGGCATGCACCGTCCCCGGACTCTGCTGGGCGAGCGCCTCAACGACGTCGTGCAGACGACCCTCGGCGACGTCGACGTGATCGGGCTGTGCATCCCCGCCGACGAGAAGATCGGCCCCGGCGACAAGTTCATCAACGAGCAGCTCGACGCGTTCCCCCGGGCCAAGAAGGTCGCCATCGTCACCAAGACGGACACGACCTCGCGGCCGGCCGTGGCGGAGCAGCTGCTGGCCGTGAGCCGGCTGCGTGACTGGGAGGCGATCATCCCGCTCTCCGCCCTCGGCGACGTGCAGCTGGACGTCCTCGCCGACGAGCTCATCAAGCTGATGCCCTTGTCGCCCGCGCTCTACCCCTCGGACGCCGTCACCGAGGAGGGCCTCGAGGACAGGGTCTCGGAGTACATCCGGGAGGCGGCCCTCGAGGGCGTCCAGGACGAACTGCCGCACTCGCTCGCCGTGACCATCGACGACATGGTGCAGCGCGACGACAAGGACATCCTCGAGATCTACGCGAACCTCTTCGTCGAGCGCGACAGCCAGAAGGCCATCGTGATCGGCAAGGGCGGCGCCAGGCTGCGCGAGGTCGGCGCGAGGGCCCGCGCGCAGATCGAGCCGCTCGTCGGCCACCAGGTGTTCCTCTCGATCCGGGTCAAGGTCGCGAAAGACTGGCAGCGCGACCCCAAGCTGCTCGGTCGCCTGGGGTTCTGA
- a CDS encoding aminotransferase class V-fold PLP-dependent enzyme, giving the protein MTETSSTLTVEEAATRFAPGTGYLAPCTMGLPLAETLAAQRDDLDRWTTGSRSPVAYGDVVERARSSYARLVGVPVTSVAIGSQTSAMVAVVAAAAPDGAEVVCVDGDFSSVVYPFLQQAHRGVTVRSVPVDELAEAVGPGTWCVAWSAVQSATGVVADDARIRAAAAAHGVLTVCDVTQAAGVLPVDASSWDVSVGHAYKWLCCPRGAAFMTLSARALAELRPVQAGWYAGDSVWSSCYGPAMQLAHDARAFDVSPAWPAWPGAAAALETFARLDPAETWAHASGLGDELCRRLDLPEQHQAIVTWADVDGRAATAMGEAGLTVSARAGRVRVAFHLWNTSEDVEAVVASLAR; this is encoded by the coding sequence ATGACCGAGACCAGCAGCACCCTGACCGTCGAGGAGGCGGCCACCCGCTTCGCCCCCGGCACCGGCTACCTCGCCCCGTGCACCATGGGCCTGCCCCTGGCCGAGACGCTCGCGGCCCAGCGCGACGACCTCGACCGCTGGACCACCGGCTCGCGTTCGCCCGTCGCCTACGGCGACGTCGTCGAGCGCGCGAGGTCGTCGTACGCGCGACTGGTGGGCGTGCCCGTCACGAGCGTCGCGATCGGCTCACAGACCTCGGCCATGGTCGCCGTCGTGGCCGCCGCCGCTCCGGACGGTGCCGAGGTCGTGTGCGTCGACGGGGACTTCAGCTCGGTCGTCTACCCGTTCCTGCAGCAGGCGCACCGGGGCGTGACGGTCCGGAGCGTCCCCGTCGACGAGCTCGCCGAGGCCGTCGGGCCCGGAACGTGGTGCGTCGCGTGGTCGGCGGTGCAGTCCGCGACCGGCGTCGTGGCCGACGACGCGCGGATCCGCGCCGCGGCCGCCGCCCACGGCGTCCTCACCGTCTGCGACGTGACGCAGGCCGCGGGCGTCCTCCCGGTCGACGCCTCCTCCTGGGACGTCTCGGTCGGGCACGCGTACAAGTGGCTGTGCTGCCCCCGCGGCGCGGCCTTCATGACGCTGTCCGCGCGTGCCCTCGCCGAGCTGCGGCCCGTCCAGGCAGGCTGGTACGCGGGCGACTCCGTCTGGTCGTCCTGCTACGGGCCCGCGATGCAGCTCGCCCACGACGCCCGCGCCTTCGACGTCTCGCCCGCCTGGCCCGCCTGGCCGGGTGCCGCCGCCGCCCTCGAGACCTTCGCCCGGCTCGACCCGGCCGAGACCTGGGCGCACGCCAGCGGGCTGGGCGACGAGCTCTGCCGCAGGCTCGACCTGCCCGAGCAGCACCAGGCGATCGTCACCTGGGCCGACGTCGACGGCCGTGCCGCGACGGCGATGGGGGAGGCGGGCCTCACGGTCTCCGCACGGGCCGGTCGCGTGCGCGTGGCCTTCCACCTCTGGAACACGAGCGAGGACGTGGAGGCGGTCGTCGCCTCCCTGGCGCGGTGA
- a CDS encoding isoprenyl transferase: MKKTHRDAVDWRPVDWTGIYPPELPRGAVPEHVAIVMDGNGRWANARGLSRVEGHKQGEASLLDVVAGAIQLGVKHLSVYAFSTENWKRSPDEVKFLMGFNRDVLHRRRDQLNAWGVRVRWAGRKPRLWGSVIRELQYAEELTRDNDVLTLTMCVNYGGRTEIADAVRAIAEDVAAGRVKPSGVSEKLIQRHLYAPELPDVDLFVRSSGEQRTSNFMLWQSAYAEMVFLDRLWPDFTRSDLWEAVVTYARRSRRFGGAVDAPTSSAIDTVDAVDGSGTGGSGGTGGNGGTA, translated from the coding sequence GTGAAGAAGACCCACCGCGACGCCGTCGACTGGCGTCCCGTCGACTGGACGGGCATCTACCCGCCAGAGCTGCCCCGGGGCGCCGTCCCCGAGCACGTCGCGATCGTCATGGACGGCAACGGGCGGTGGGCGAACGCCAGGGGCCTGTCCCGCGTCGAGGGCCACAAGCAGGGCGAGGCCTCGTTGCTCGACGTCGTCGCCGGGGCCATCCAGCTCGGCGTGAAGCACCTCAGCGTCTACGCCTTCTCGACCGAGAACTGGAAGCGCTCGCCCGACGAGGTGAAGTTCCTGATGGGCTTCAACCGCGACGTCCTGCACAGGAGGCGCGACCAGCTGAACGCCTGGGGCGTGCGCGTCCGCTGGGCAGGCCGCAAGCCGCGCCTCTGGGGCTCGGTGATCAGGGAGCTGCAGTACGCCGAGGAGCTCACCCGGGACAACGACGTGCTGACCCTCACGATGTGCGTCAACTACGGCGGCCGCACCGAGATCGCCGACGCGGTCCGCGCCATCGCAGAGGACGTGGCGGCCGGCCGGGTCAAGCCGTCCGGCGTCAGCGAGAAGCTCATCCAGCGCCACCTGTACGCGCCCGAGCTGCCCGACGTCGACCTCTTCGTCCGCAGCTCGGGCGAGCAGCGGACGAGCAACTTCATGCTGTGGCAGTCGGCCTATGCCGAGATGGTGTTCCTCGACCGGCTCTGGCCGGACTTCACCAGGTCCGACCTGTGGGAGGCGGTCGTCACCTACGCGAGGCGCTCTCGCCGGTTCGGCGGGGCGGTCGACGCCCCCACGTCCTCGGCGATCGACACAGTCGACGCCGTCGACGGCAGCGGCACGGGCGGTAGCGGCGGCACCGGCGGCAACGGCGGCACCGCCTAG
- the recO gene encoding DNA repair protein RecO: MPVYRDECVVLRTHKLGEADRILTMLSRQHGKIRAVAKGVRRTGSKFGSRLEPMMVADVQLYEGRSLDIVTQAESLGSYGALIAADYASYTAGSVMVETADKLTDAEAGLQQYLLLVGALRSLSRREHAPQLTLDSYLLRALSIAGWSPSFGDCAVSGAPGPHSAFVVQLGGVVADEHAPPGAPRLAPPALGLLSALLTGDWEAADATPDATRNQASGVVAAYTQWHLERGLRSLQHIDREPGRALPAAAREGTP, from the coding sequence GTGCCCGTGTACCGAGATGAATGCGTCGTCCTGCGCACCCACAAGCTGGGTGAGGCCGATCGCATCCTCACCATGCTCAGCCGCCAGCACGGCAAGATCCGGGCCGTCGCCAAGGGGGTCCGACGCACGGGCTCGAAGTTCGGCTCCCGACTCGAGCCGATGATGGTGGCCGACGTGCAGCTCTACGAGGGGCGGTCGCTCGACATCGTGACGCAGGCCGAGTCGCTCGGTTCGTACGGCGCCCTGATCGCGGCCGACTACGCGAGCTACACGGCCGGCAGTGTCATGGTCGAGACGGCCGACAAGCTGACCGACGCCGAGGCAGGCCTCCAGCAGTACCTCCTCCTCGTCGGTGCCCTCCGGTCGCTGAGCCGTCGTGAGCACGCGCCCCAGCTGACCCTCGACTCGTACCTGCTCCGTGCCCTGAGCATCGCCGGTTGGTCGCCGAGCTTCGGCGACTGCGCCGTCTCGGGCGCCCCGGGTCCGCACTCGGCCTTCGTGGTCCAGCTCGGGGGAGTGGTGGCCGACGAGCACGCGCCTCCCGGTGCTCCGCGGCTCGCGCCTCCTGCCCTCGGCCTGCTGTCTGCGCTGCTGACCGGCGACTGGGAGGCGGCCGACGCGACCCCCGACGCGACCCGCAACCAGGCGAGCGGCGTCGTGGCCGCGTACACGCAGTGGCACCTCGAGCGCGGCTTGAGATCGCTCCAGCACATCGACCGAGAGCCCGGCCGGGCGCTGCCCGCCGCCGCCAGGGAAGGCACCCCGTGA
- a CDS encoding LysR family transcriptional regulator encodes MTDDLDLLTLRIVRAVADTGTVTAAAAELGYSQPALSQHLRRAEARMGHPLLLRAGRGVELTEAGQRLADHAVHVQAALDAARQELDHLGGATSGRVRLAGFPSASSTLVPDVLSRLRASHPGLQVDYVEAEPPEALVLLRDGAVDAALVFRHAGRAATDREGAPESLPEAPLFVDRTVLVLPRTHPFAEGDDFGTLRSERWIGGCPRCRGHLLTTCAAADFAPDVVLETDNALAVLGLVAAGLGIALLPGLSLQSAAIPEEVRVVTLPPAVSRVIAVAHRRGARRVPSIRVLTEAVAGVLPGRHGLEAVSVEVAGESNGEAAVGRPS; translated from the coding sequence ATGACCGACGACCTCGATCTGCTGACCCTCCGCATCGTGCGCGCGGTCGCCGACACCGGCACCGTGACCGCCGCGGCCGCCGAGCTGGGCTACAGCCAGCCCGCCCTCAGCCAGCACCTGCGGCGTGCCGAGGCTCGCATGGGGCACCCGCTGCTGCTCCGCGCAGGTCGCGGGGTCGAGCTCACGGAGGCAGGGCAGCGCCTCGCCGATCACGCAGTGCACGTGCAGGCCGCCCTCGACGCGGCTCGCCAGGAGCTCGACCACCTCGGCGGTGCCACCTCGGGACGGGTGCGGCTCGCGGGCTTCCCCAGCGCCTCCTCGACCCTCGTGCCCGACGTGCTGTCGCGGCTGCGCGCCAGCCACCCCGGCCTGCAGGTCGACTACGTCGAGGCGGAGCCGCCCGAGGCGCTCGTGCTGCTGCGCGACGGAGCCGTGGACGCCGCGCTCGTGTTCCGCCATGCGGGGCGAGCTGCGACCGACAGGGAGGGGGCGCCCGAGTCGCTCCCCGAGGCCCCGCTCTTCGTCGACCGCACCGTGCTCGTGCTGCCGCGCACGCACCCGTTCGCCGAGGGCGACGACTTCGGCACCCTGCGCTCCGAGCGCTGGATCGGCGGCTGCCCACGCTGCCGCGGGCACCTGCTCACGACCTGCGCCGCGGCGGACTTCGCGCCGGACGTCGTCCTCGAGACCGACAACGCGCTCGCCGTGCTCGGCCTCGTCGCGGCCGGCCTCGGCATCGCGCTGCTGCCGGGCCTCTCCCTGCAGTCGGCGGCGATCCCCGAGGAGGTGCGGGTCGTCACCCTGCCCCCGGCCGTCTCGCGGGTGATCGCCGTCGCGCACCGTCGCGGGGCCCGGCGCGTGCCGAGCATCCGTGTCCTGACGGAGGCGGTGGCCGGGGTGCTGCCGGGCCGGCACGGCCTCGAGGCAGTGAGCGTCGAGGTCGCGGGCGAGAGCAACGGCGAGGCTGCCGTCGGTCGTCCGAGCTAG
- a CDS encoding sensor histidine kinase, which produces MTFRRLAPYQVVVDVSAALLLGFVSLLFLDGDLTGALVVLGMVVAAAIRRVSPSFALVLAWVVALGEMASLTTPGVSNLAVCAILYTVAAYGSERAKWAGLGSVALGAVAGTFYVSSVQTSLFGISYDVYGITDVIQILLQLGITFLGFLGLLGLPWAAGLLTRARSTARVSREAQLTAERETARAEGDAARAEREAARAERDIAVEQERNRIARDMHDVVAHSLAVVIAQADGARYAARVDPTSVDEALVTIAGTAREALGDVRVLLGQLRHSQGEAPQPALGDLDRLLDQMRGSGLEIDHRVHGEPQQLGTNRQLAVFRIVQESLTNALRHGARDAPVGVLFEWRFDALHLVVTNTVRPATAPVDTRTTGEMRRGGHGLDGMRERATLAGGSLTTQDADGRFVVHAIVPTLALTQEVGMIR; this is translated from the coding sequence ATGACCTTCCGCCGCCTCGCGCCCTACCAGGTCGTCGTCGACGTGTCGGCGGCACTCCTGCTCGGGTTCGTCTCGCTGTTGTTCCTGGACGGCGACCTGACGGGTGCTCTCGTCGTGCTCGGCATGGTCGTGGCGGCGGCGATCCGGCGGGTGTCCCCGTCGTTCGCGCTGGTGCTCGCCTGGGTGGTGGCCCTGGGCGAGATGGCGTCGCTGACCACGCCCGGCGTCAGCAACCTCGCCGTCTGCGCGATCCTCTACACCGTCGCCGCGTACGGCAGCGAGCGGGCCAAGTGGGCCGGCCTCGGCTCGGTCGCGCTGGGCGCGGTCGCCGGCACCTTCTACGTGTCGTCCGTCCAGACGTCGCTGTTCGGCATCTCCTACGACGTGTACGGCATCACGGACGTCATCCAGATCCTCCTGCAGCTGGGGATCACGTTCCTCGGCTTCCTCGGTCTGCTCGGGCTGCCGTGGGCCGCCGGGCTGCTGACCAGGGCACGGTCGACCGCGAGGGTCAGCCGAGAGGCACAGCTCACGGCCGAGCGCGAGACGGCCCGCGCCGAGGGCGACGCGGCCAGGGCCGAGCGCGAGGCCGCGCGGGCCGAGCGGGACATCGCCGTCGAGCAGGAGCGCAACCGGATCGCGCGCGACATGCACGACGTCGTCGCGCACTCGCTCGCGGTCGTGATCGCGCAGGCCGACGGTGCCCGCTACGCCGCCAGGGTCGATCCCACCAGCGTCGACGAGGCGCTCGTGACCATCGCGGGCACGGCCCGCGAGGCGCTCGGAGACGTCCGAGTCCTGCTGGGGCAGCTGCGTCACAGCCAGGGTGAGGCACCGCAGCCCGCGCTGGGCGATCTCGACCGCCTCCTCGACCAGATGCGCGGCTCCGGCCTCGAGATCGACCACCGCGTGCACGGGGAGCCCCAGCAGCTGGGCACCAACCGGCAGCTCGCCGTCTTCCGCATCGTGCAGGAGTCGCTCACCAACGCGCTGCGGCACGGCGCTCGTGACGCTCCGGTCGGCGTGCTCTTCGAGTGGCGCTTCGACGCTCTCCACCTGGTCGTCACCAACACCGTCCGGCCTGCCACCGCACCCGTCGACACACGCACGACCGGAGAGATGCGTCGAGGCGGCCACGGTCTCGACGGGATGCGCGAGCGCGCCACCCTGGCCGGCGGGTCGCTCACCACCCAGGACGCCGACGGCCGCTTCGTCGTCCACGCCATCGTGCCGACCCTGGCGCTCACGCAAGAAGTAGGGATGATCCGATGA